One segment of Anastrepha obliqua isolate idAnaObli1 chromosome 3, idAnaObli1_1.0, whole genome shotgun sequence DNA contains the following:
- the LOC129243146 gene encoding uncharacterized protein LOC129243146 isoform X2: MRRAPRPLDFPALDLRACNFEVEKQTQQEQYSDADARMPVSSCYGGFKRIQSPRSPAMACGKKISSSDQSVNHGLHRSWSMIDIPTARPNPLRLSAGCDHFSCEDEEEKKFYQSLDPSVDYDEFDPEPPQPTRQQTARLRAGSPNNYNRSFDQNTQNFSSFCPTGGSYDQYSSIQPRHPSTIDPELSSFFTPMAQSSPMRQPSRAPTSTRYSLDASNISYEQPRRSHRPPASMSSTRYKGLPGQPFRMPGLTPQAMPTQWMSLPGNMQSSFLEQPSIGQPRNMERSLACPRKDEDTCIKDIASFPCEVSESNEEKFPAPRCKPLDPEIAKKLCCNLPPFKIPRGTADDFICIKQREQWEALVKDQDCPGAIQSTIDGIVNFNVLALDIVFGETRLPDCLPIVEPITLLEAFCKRINYDRCQLKKLEKSAYNKNNQDDEPLRTPPPNDDYSIIEKCFKHKYTTELNVAIENLLKAEKGFNFDNPNPEVPSMNLALDKTSTDLPGIPISIQAFTGTTRPRD; the protein is encoded by the exons ATGCGGCGTGCGCCTCGGCCACTGGACTTTCCAGCCCTAGATTTACGCGCATGTAATTTTGAAGTGGAGAAGCAGACCCAACAAGAGCAG TATTCAGATGCCGATGCGCGGATGCCAGTTAGCTCATGTTATGGTGGCTTTAAACGCATACAATCACCGAGGTCACCAGCAATGGcatgtggaaaaaaaatttcg AGTTCCGATCAAAGCGTAAATCATGGGCTTCATCGCAGTTGGAGCATGATCGATATACCAACAGCGCGTCCAAACCCATTGAGG cTAAGTGCTGGTTGCGATCACTTCAGCTGTGAAGATGAGGAAGAGAAAAAATTCTATCAATCCCTTGATCCGAGCGTAGATTATGATGAATTTGATCCAGAACCACCACAACCGACTAGACAACAGACAGCTCGACTGCGCGCTGGTTCCCCAAACAATTACAACAGGTCATTCGATCAAAACACGCAAAATTTCTCATCATTCTGTCCAACCGGTGGG tcttATGATCAGTACTCAAGCATACAGCCAAGGCATCCG TCCACTATCGATCCAGAGTTATCGTCTTTTTTTACACCAATGGCGCAATCATCACCCATGAGGCAGCCCTCACGAGCACCGACATCCACACGG TATTCTCTAGATGCCTCCAATATTTCATATGAGCAACCTAGACGCAGTCACCGACCACCAGca TCAATGAGCAGCACACGCTACAAGGGTCTGCCGGGACAGCCTTTCAGGATGCCG GGACTAACACCGCAAGCAATGCCCACGCAATGGATGTCACTACCCGGCAACATGCAATCCTCATTTCTAGAACAGCCCTCCATTGGGCAGCCCAGG aatatGGAGCGGTCTCTAGCATGCCCCAGGAAGGATGAG GATACTTGCATCAAAGACATTGCGAGTTTTCCTTGTGAAGTTAGTGAAAGTAATGAGGAAAAATTTCCGGCGCCACGTTGTAAGCCACTTGACCCGGAAATTGCAAAG AAACTATGCTGCAATTTACCACCATTCAAAATACCACGCGGCA CGGCGGATGATTTCATTTGTATTAAACAGCGCGAACAATGGGAGGCTCTGGTCAAGGATCAAGATTGCCCGGGCGCCATACAGTCCACAATAGATGGTATCGTCAATTTCAATGTTCTTGCATTGGATATTGTTTTTGGTGAGACACGCCTACCCGATTGCTTGCCGATAGTGGAGCCGATCACCCTGCTCGAAGCGTTCTGTAAGCGCATCAACTACGATCGCTGCCAATTGAAAAAGTTGGAGAAATCggcttataataaaaacaatcaaGATGATGAGCCACTTAGAACTCCGCCACCGAATGATGA CTAttcaataattgaaaaatgctttaaacaCAAATATACGACCGAGCTCAATGTGGCGATAGAGAATCTTTTGAAGGCGGAAAAAGGTTTCAATTTCGATAATCCAAATCCG
- the LOC129243146 gene encoding uncharacterized protein LOC129243146 isoform X1 gives MRRAPRPLDFPALDLRACNFEVEKQTQQEQYSDADARMPVSSCYGGFKRIQSPRSPAMACGKKISSSDQSVNHGLHRSWSMIDIPTARPNPLRLSAGCDHFSCEDEEEKKFYQSLDPSVDYDEFDPEPPQPTRQQTARLRAGSPNNYNRSFDQNTQNFSSFCPTGGAGPAVASSPYPSSPTRRSSYDQYSSIQPRHPSTIDPELSSFFTPMAQSSPMRQPSRAPTSTRYSLDASNISYEQPRRSHRPPASMSSTRYKGLPGQPFRMPGLTPQAMPTQWMSLPGNMQSSFLEQPSIGQPRNMERSLACPRKDEDTCIKDIASFPCEVSESNEEKFPAPRCKPLDPEIAKKLCCNLPPFKIPRGTADDFICIKQREQWEALVKDQDCPGAIQSTIDGIVNFNVLALDIVFGETRLPDCLPIVEPITLLEAFCKRINYDRCQLKKLEKSAYNKNNQDDEPLRTPPPNDDYSIIEKCFKHKYTTELNVAIENLLKAEKGFNFDNPNPEVPSMNLALDKTSTDLPGIPISIQAFTGTTRPRD, from the exons ATGCGGCGTGCGCCTCGGCCACTGGACTTTCCAGCCCTAGATTTACGCGCATGTAATTTTGAAGTGGAGAAGCAGACCCAACAAGAGCAG TATTCAGATGCCGATGCGCGGATGCCAGTTAGCTCATGTTATGGTGGCTTTAAACGCATACAATCACCGAGGTCACCAGCAATGGcatgtggaaaaaaaatttcg AGTTCCGATCAAAGCGTAAATCATGGGCTTCATCGCAGTTGGAGCATGATCGATATACCAACAGCGCGTCCAAACCCATTGAGG cTAAGTGCTGGTTGCGATCACTTCAGCTGTGAAGATGAGGAAGAGAAAAAATTCTATCAATCCCTTGATCCGAGCGTAGATTATGATGAATTTGATCCAGAACCACCACAACCGACTAGACAACAGACAGCTCGACTGCGCGCTGGTTCCCCAAACAATTACAACAGGTCATTCGATCAAAACACGCAAAATTTCTCATCATTCTGTCCAACCGGTGGG GCTGGCCCTGCTGTTGCAAGTAGTCCGTATCCATCATCGCCGACACGTCGTTCG tcttATGATCAGTACTCAAGCATACAGCCAAGGCATCCG TCCACTATCGATCCAGAGTTATCGTCTTTTTTTACACCAATGGCGCAATCATCACCCATGAGGCAGCCCTCACGAGCACCGACATCCACACGG TATTCTCTAGATGCCTCCAATATTTCATATGAGCAACCTAGACGCAGTCACCGACCACCAGca TCAATGAGCAGCACACGCTACAAGGGTCTGCCGGGACAGCCTTTCAGGATGCCG GGACTAACACCGCAAGCAATGCCCACGCAATGGATGTCACTACCCGGCAACATGCAATCCTCATTTCTAGAACAGCCCTCCATTGGGCAGCCCAGG aatatGGAGCGGTCTCTAGCATGCCCCAGGAAGGATGAG GATACTTGCATCAAAGACATTGCGAGTTTTCCTTGTGAAGTTAGTGAAAGTAATGAGGAAAAATTTCCGGCGCCACGTTGTAAGCCACTTGACCCGGAAATTGCAAAG AAACTATGCTGCAATTTACCACCATTCAAAATACCACGCGGCA CGGCGGATGATTTCATTTGTATTAAACAGCGCGAACAATGGGAGGCTCTGGTCAAGGATCAAGATTGCCCGGGCGCCATACAGTCCACAATAGATGGTATCGTCAATTTCAATGTTCTTGCATTGGATATTGTTTTTGGTGAGACACGCCTACCCGATTGCTTGCCGATAGTGGAGCCGATCACCCTGCTCGAAGCGTTCTGTAAGCGCATCAACTACGATCGCTGCCAATTGAAAAAGTTGGAGAAATCggcttataataaaaacaatcaaGATGATGAGCCACTTAGAACTCCGCCACCGAATGATGA CTAttcaataattgaaaaatgctttaaacaCAAATATACGACCGAGCTCAATGTGGCGATAGAGAATCTTTTGAAGGCGGAAAAAGGTTTCAATTTCGATAATCCAAATCCG
- the LOC129243147 gene encoding adenosine deaminase 2-like, with product MANFCWIRNLAILLILANCLALVLLLQLPALNSFTPLAERMRIYETMRANILEKEAQGQLGGNVWLNANERVVNELIMLEKKYELEMSMKNLSHFQVAQHFFHSYEKISKTPLFRLLQAMPKGGVLHAHDMALCSSDYLLSLTYREHLWICVSQSETKEYEKLRFSLLQPQSEQTCEWLLLSDLRRSQQSDVVDKKLLARLTMYPRLHFQNEDAVWRHFRSIFRFVIGLLTYAPIWEEYIYRALQEFHADGVQYLEIRSVLPILYDLVGGNYTILNTTFAMRNAELRFRASFPDWIGSRLIYAPTRKVSDARFVEYLGNALLLKSHFPDYFAGFDLVGYEDEGRPLRDYARELLAVQDEINFYFHAGETNWYGTNTDANLLDAVLLGTKRIGHGLALLKHPEVLRLARSQNIAIEVNPISNQVLQYVSDLRTHPGAVLFASNYPVVIASDDPSFWKATPLSHDFYVAFMVIASQKSDLGMLKQLAWNSIAYGAFRPIEREEAFEKWNYRWEKWIAGIVKS from the exons ATGGCCAATTTCTGTTGGATACGAAATCTGGCCATACTTTTGATATTGGCGAATTGTTTGGCACTCGTGCTGCTGTTACAGTTGCCGGCACTGAATAGTTTTACCCCACTCGCGGAACGTATGCGTATTTACGAAACGATGCGCGCCAACATATTGGAGAAGGAGGCACAGGGACAACTCGGTGGAAACGTGTGGCTTAACGCTAATGAAAGAGTCGTCAATGAGCTGATTATGTTGGAGAAGAAATATGAATTAGAGATGAGTATGAAAAATCTAAGTCACTTTCAGGTGGCGCAACACTTTTTCCACTCATATgagaaaattagcaaaacgCCGCTCTTTCGACTCTTGCAAGCTATGCCAAAGGGCGGCGTTTTGCATGCTCACGATATGGCGCTATGTAGCAGTGATTACTTGCTCTCGCTGACATATCGGGAGCACTTATGGATTTGTGTGTCTCAAAGTGAGACAAAAGAGTACGAGAAATTGCGCTTCTCTTTGTTGCAACCGCAGAGCGAACAGACTTGTGAGTGGCTGCTTTTGAGTGATCTGCGACGAAGCCAGCAGAGTGATGTTGTTGATAAAAAGTTACTGGCGCGATTGACTATGTACCCGCGGttgcactttcaaaatgagGATGCAGTATGGAGGCATTTTCGTAGCATATTCCGGTTTGTTATTGGGCTGTTGACTTATGCGCCTATATGGGAGGAGTACATATATAGAGCGTTGCAGGAATTCCATGCAGATGGCGTGCAGTATCTGGAAATACGATCTGTGTTGCCAATA TTGTACGATCTGGTTGGCGGCAACTATACTATTTTGAATACGACATTCGCAATGCGCAATGCTGAGTTACGTTTTCGCGCGTCATTTCCTGACTGGATTGGTTCGCGTCTGATCTATGCACCTACGCGAAAAGTTAGCGACGCTCGTTTTGTCGAGTATCTGGGCAATGCGCTACTGCTAAAG TCTCACTTCCCTGACTACTTTGCTGGCTTCGATTTGGTTGGTTACGAGGATGAAGGTCGCCCGTTGCGCGATTACGCTCGTGAATTACTTGCTGTACAAGATGAAATTAACTTCTATTTTCATGCCGGCGAAACAAATTGGTACGGCACAAACACCGATGCAAATCTTCTCGACGCTGTACTACTCGGCACGAAACGCATTGGTCACGGTCTGGCGCTGCTAAAACATCCTGAGGTGCTGCGTTTAGCGCGCTCACAAAATATTGCcattgaagtgaatccgatatCCAATCAGGTGTTGCAGTATGTTAGTGATTTGCGTACACATCCCGGTGCAGTGCTCTTTGCGTCTAATTATCCGGTTGTAATTGCTTCGGATGATCCATCGTTTTGGAAAGCCACGCCGCTGTCGCATGACTTCTATGTGGCATTCATGGTGATAGCGTCGCAGAAATCAGATCTAGGCATGTTGAAGCAATTGGCTTGGAACTCCATTGCTTACGGTGCATTTCGGCCGATTGAGCGGGAGGAAGCATTTGAAAAATGGAATTATAGGTGGGAGAAATGGATTGCCGGCATTGTTAAGTCTTGA
- the LOC129243145 gene encoding adenosine deaminase 2-A-like, whose amino-acid sequence MSRCARLAYVACLFCVLFTRTYSRSQLAASHLAAYVPYRQDGSSIRNNRPTPEAYDTERSQFFRYEESKGVGAEIELNDRELLANQIIMAAKTYEYEEGLATPHLFKPSKHFFSVLEEISKTPLFTYLQAMPKGGVLHAHDTALCSTDFLIELTYRENLWICERSGALEAVSMIFANEKPTLTLESANCTWTLLEEMRDRKGASAVDDYLRERFTLYPKEKFLDNNEAWENFMEIFSLLEGLVTYAPVWADYYYNALKEFRADGVQYLEFRSTLPKLYDLEGKNYTELDTVRIYKETLDKFMQDYPDFIGSKIIYAPLRIVSPTTVEEYIRICIEIKAKYPDFLAGFDLVGQEELGRPLKDFIPQLLSMPDDIDFYFHAGETNWYGSDVDENLIDAVLLGTKRIGHGFALTKHPLVLQALKERNIPVEINPISNQVLQLVSDYRNHPCSHLFASNYTVVISSDDPSFWRATPLSHDFYIAFLGIASAHADLRLLKKLAINSLAYSALSEQQIQLALQKWQVKWDAFIEHIIDGDTDGAGSRLQTNRID is encoded by the exons ATGTCTCGCTGTGCGCGCCTTGCTTATGTCGCGTGTTTATTTTGTGTTCTTTTCACGCGCACTTACTCACGCAGCCAGTTGGCCGCTTCACATTTGGCTGCATATGTCCCCTATCGTCAAGATGGCAGTAGTATACGTAACAATCGTCCCACACCAGAAGCTTACGATACCGAACGTTCACAGTTTTTCCGCTATGAGGAGTCCAAGGGAGTGGGAGCTGAAATTGAGTTGAACGATCGTGAGTTGCTTGCTAATCAAATCATTATGGCAGCAAAAACATACGAGTATGAAGAGGGTCTGGCTACGCCGCATCTGTTCAAACCCTCGAAACATTTCTTTAGCGTCTTGGAAGAAATCAGTAAGACACCGCTATTCACCTACCTTCAAGCGATGCCAAAAGGCGGTGTGTTGCATGCTCACGATACCGCTTTGTGCAGTACGGATTTTTTGATTGAATTGACTTATCGTGAGAATTTGTGGATCTGTGAACGTAGTGGGGCCTTGGAAGCGGTGTCAATGATTTTTGCCAATGAAAAGCCAACGCTTACCCTTGAAAGCGCGAATTGCACATGGACGCTGTTGGAAGAAATGCGGGACAGAAAAGGTGCGTCAGCGGTGGATGATTATTTGCGGGAACGTTTCACTTTGTATCCGAAAGAGAAGTTTTTAGATAATAACGAGGCTTGGGAGAATTTTATGGAGATCTTTTCGCTGTTGGAAGGATTGGTGACGTACGCACCTGTGTGGGCGGACTACTACTACAATGCGTTGAAGGAATTTCGTGCTGATGGCGTGCAGTATTTGGAGTTTCGCAGCACACTGCCGAAG TTATATGACTTGGAGGGCAAAAATTATACCGAGTTGGACACTGTGCGCATTTACAAGGAGACCTTGGACAAGTTTATGCAAGATTATCCAGACTTCATTGgctcaaaaattatatatgcgCCCTTACGCATAGTAAGTCCAACAACAGTTGAAGAATATATACGTATTTGCATTGAAATAAAG GCCAAGTATCCGGACTTCCTTGCTGGCTTCGATTTGGTTGGACAAGAAGAACTCGGACGGCCGTTAAAAGATTTCATTCCACAATTACTAAGTATGCCTGATGAtatcgatttttattttcatgccgGTGAGACGAATTGGTACGGTTCAGAcgttgatgaaaatttaattgacgCTGTGTTGCTCGGCACGAAGCGTATTGGTCATGGCTTTGCGCTCACCAAACATCCACTCGTTCTGCAGGCGCTGAAGGAACGCAACATTCCCGTCGAGATCAATCCCATTTCGAATCAAGTCTTACAACTTGTCTCAGACTATCGTAATCATCCATGCTCTCATTTGTTCGCCAGCAATTACACGGTGGTTATCTCATCAGACGATCCATCATTTTGGCGTGCCACACCACTCTCACACGATTTCTATATTGCCTTTTTGGGTATCGCTTCGGCGCATGCCGATCTGCGTTTGCTAAAGAAATTGGCGATCAATTCGCTGGCTTATAGTGCATTGAGTGAACAACAAATACAACTGGCGTTACAAAAGTGGCAAGTAAAATGGGATGCATTTATTGAGCACATAATTGACGGTGATACAGATGGCGCTGGAAGTCGTCTGCAGACGAATCGGATCGATTGA